One Burkholderia sp. PAMC 26561 genomic window carries:
- a CDS encoding alginate lyase family protein, whose amino-acid sequence MARQVRMVNKTWRVPAIIAALAATALSAQTATAAMNFCAAPAMQNSERTNADPGVKALVKMVQAHLNEQPKARATLHTEGTLPHQGIRDESEEAEKDLGLMRDAALAWRATGNEAYLRLVDRFLFAWATTYQPSFNPIDETNFESLILAYDLTASALPVKTRNAANAFITKMVTGYIADIDKQKRPLTGTYRNNWQSHRIKLISMGAFTIDDRKLINTAQRLYVEHIGDNIAPDGSTVDFAERDALHYVTYDLQPLVTAALAARRHNRNWLAERAQSGATLAGALNWLTPYALGTRTHEEFVNSKVPFDASRREAGLPGFSGQWDPKNSAELFHLSARLDGRYTPIALRLAPTPPAWLAVCLPLPAR is encoded by the coding sequence ATGGCGCGACAGGTGCGAATGGTGAACAAGACGTGGCGTGTTCCGGCGATTATCGCGGCTCTTGCAGCAACGGCGTTGAGCGCGCAGACCGCGACCGCCGCAATGAATTTTTGCGCCGCGCCGGCGATGCAGAACAGCGAGCGCACGAACGCCGATCCGGGCGTGAAAGCGCTGGTCAAGATGGTGCAAGCGCATTTGAACGAGCAGCCGAAGGCGCGTGCGACCTTGCATACGGAAGGCACGTTGCCGCACCAGGGCATTCGTGACGAAAGCGAGGAAGCGGAGAAAGATCTCGGGCTGATGCGCGACGCCGCGCTCGCCTGGCGCGCGACGGGAAACGAGGCATATTTGCGTCTCGTCGACCGGTTTTTATTTGCGTGGGCGACGACCTATCAGCCGAGTTTCAATCCTATCGACGAAACGAATTTCGAATCGCTGATCCTTGCCTACGACCTGACCGCGAGCGCGCTGCCCGTGAAGACGCGCAATGCCGCGAACGCGTTCATCACGAAAATGGTGACCGGCTACATAGCGGATATCGACAAACAGAAACGGCCGCTCACGGGCACGTATCGGAACAATTGGCAGAGTCACCGGATCAAGTTGATATCGATGGGCGCGTTCACCATCGATGACCGCAAGCTCATCAACACAGCGCAGCGTCTGTACGTGGAACATATTGGAGACAACATTGCGCCGGACGGTTCCACCGTCGATTTCGCCGAGCGCGACGCTTTGCATTACGTGACCTACGACCTTCAGCCTCTGGTCACGGCGGCTCTCGCTGCGCGCCGTCACAACCGCAACTGGCTCGCCGAACGCGCGCAATCCGGCGCGACGCTGGCTGGTGCATTGAACTGGCTGACGCCGTATGCGCTTGGCACGCGCACGCACGAGGAATTCGTGAATTCGAAAGTTCCCTTCGATGCCAGCCGCCGCGAAGCCGGCCTGCCCGGTTTCTCGGGGCAATGGGATCCGAAGAACAGCGCCGAATTGTTTCATCTTTCAGCACGGCTCGACGGGCGATACACGCCCATCGCGCTGCGTCTTGCACCTACTCCACCCGCCTGGCTTGCGGTTTGTCTGCCGCTGCCGGCGCGATGA
- the gcvP gene encoding aminomethyl-transferring glycine dehydrogenase: MKLEHPDRLMNRSSLSLAALECHDAFAQRHIGPDAADQHAMLDALGFASRAAFIDAVIPEAIRRHETLPLGAFTQPKSEAEALASLRKLADQNLVFRNYIGQGYYGTHTPAVILRNVLENPAWYTAYTPYQPEISQGRLEALLNFQQMVIDLTGLAMSNASLLDEATAAAEAMTLLQRVGKPKSNLFYIADDVLPQTIEVVQTRAKPAGIEVKVGPAADAATANAFGVLLQYPGANGDVHDYRALTEAVHAAGGFVIAAADLLALTLLTPPGEWGADVAIGNTQRFGVPVGFGGPHAAYMAVRDDFKRQMPGRLVGVTVDAQGKHALRLALQTREQHIRREKATSNVCTAQALLAIMASMYAVYHGPQGLKTIALRVNRVASIFAAGVQKLGYTLANETFFDTVTIESGANTTALHQAASAVHVNLRHIDATRVGVSVDETTSRDDLLKLFALFAEVAGKTETFDIDALDSDAKSSLPKTLERTSEYLTHPVFNRHHSEHEMLRYLRSLADKDLALDRTMIPLGSCTMKLNATSEMLPVTWPEFAQIHPFAPAEQTVGYRTMIDQLEQMLVACTGYAAVSLQPNAGSQGEYAGLLIIHAYHASRGEGHRNICLIPSSAHGTNPASAQMAGMQVVVVACDEQGNVHIADLKAKAEKHAANLAAIMITYPSTHGVFEANVREICEIVHAHGGQVYVDGANMNAMVGLTAPGQFGGDVSHLNLHKTFCIPHGGGGPGVGPVAVGAHLAKFLPNQQSTGYQRDASGIGAVSSAPYGSAAILPISWMYIAMMGAQGLTAATESAILAANYVAKRLAAHYPVLYSGAGGLVAHECILDLRPLKETSGISVEDVAKRLIDYGFHAPTMSFPVPGTLMVEPTESESKEELDRFIDAMIAIRDEIRAVEEGTSDREDNPLKHAPHTAAVVVADDWTHKYSRETAAYPLASLVTRKYWPPVGRADNAYGDRNLFCSCIPLSEYGE; the protein is encoded by the coding sequence ATGAAGCTCGAACACCCGGATCGTCTGATGAACCGCTCATCCTTGTCCCTCGCCGCGCTCGAATGCCACGACGCCTTCGCCCAGCGGCACATTGGCCCGGATGCGGCCGACCAGCACGCCATGCTCGACGCACTCGGCTTTGCGTCGCGTGCGGCGTTCATCGACGCGGTGATCCCAGAGGCTATCCGGCGCCATGAAACGCTGCCGCTCGGCGCGTTCACGCAGCCAAAGAGCGAGGCCGAAGCGCTTGCGTCGTTGAGAAAGCTCGCGGATCAGAACCTGGTGTTCAGAAACTATATTGGCCAGGGTTACTACGGCACGCACACGCCGGCTGTGATCCTGCGCAACGTGCTCGAAAATCCGGCGTGGTACACGGCGTACACGCCGTATCAGCCGGAGATTTCGCAGGGCCGGCTGGAGGCGTTGCTGAACTTCCAGCAAATGGTGATCGACCTGACGGGTCTCGCCATGTCGAACGCATCCTTGCTCGACGAAGCCACCGCCGCCGCCGAAGCCATGACGCTTTTGCAACGCGTCGGCAAGCCGAAATCGAACCTGTTTTATATCGCCGACGATGTGTTGCCGCAGACCATCGAAGTCGTGCAGACACGGGCGAAACCTGCCGGCATCGAAGTGAAAGTAGGTCCCGCCGCCGACGCCGCCACGGCCAACGCATTCGGCGTGCTGCTGCAATATCCCGGCGCGAATGGCGATGTGCATGACTATCGCGCGCTGACGGAAGCGGTGCATGCGGCAGGCGGTTTTGTGATCGCGGCCGCTGACCTGCTCGCACTGACGCTGCTCACGCCCCCGGGCGAATGGGGCGCGGACGTGGCGATCGGCAATACGCAGCGCTTCGGCGTGCCGGTTGGTTTCGGCGGTCCGCACGCAGCGTACATGGCCGTGCGCGATGACTTCAAGCGCCAGATGCCGGGCCGTCTCGTAGGCGTCACTGTCGACGCCCAAGGCAAGCACGCGCTGCGTCTCGCGCTGCAAACGCGCGAACAGCATATCCGTCGCGAGAAGGCGACTTCGAATGTATGTACGGCGCAAGCGTTGCTCGCGATCATGGCCAGCATGTACGCCGTGTATCACGGACCGCAAGGCTTGAAGACCATTGCGTTGCGCGTGAATCGCGTCGCGTCCATCTTCGCGGCCGGCGTGCAGAAGCTCGGTTACACGCTCGCGAACGAAACCTTCTTCGATACCGTCACCATCGAGAGCGGCGCGAACACCACGGCGTTGCATCAGGCGGCGTCGGCGGTGCATGTGAACTTGCGGCATATCGATGCAACGCGCGTAGGCGTTTCCGTCGATGAAACCACCTCCCGCGACGACCTCCTCAAGCTCTTCGCGTTGTTCGCGGAAGTGGCCGGCAAGACGGAAACGTTCGATATCGACGCGCTGGATTCAGATGCAAAATCGTCGTTGCCGAAAACGTTGGAGCGCACGAGCGAATACCTCACGCACCCGGTGTTCAACCGCCATCATTCCGAGCATGAAATGCTGCGCTATCTGCGCAGTCTCGCGGACAAGGACCTCGCACTCGATCGCACGATGATCCCGCTGGGTTCCTGCACGATGAAGCTGAACGCAACGTCGGAAATGCTGCCTGTGACGTGGCCGGAATTCGCGCAGATTCATCCATTCGCGCCAGCCGAGCAGACCGTCGGTTACCGGACCATGATCGATCAGCTCGAGCAGATGCTCGTGGCATGTACGGGTTACGCGGCGGTATCGCTGCAACCCAATGCCGGCTCGCAAGGCGAATACGCTGGCTTGCTGATCATCCATGCGTATCACGCGTCGCGTGGCGAAGGGCATCGGAATATCTGTTTGATTCCGTCGTCGGCGCACGGGACGAACCCGGCATCGGCGCAAATGGCGGGCATGCAGGTCGTGGTCGTTGCGTGCGATGAGCAAGGCAATGTCCATATCGCCGACCTGAAGGCCAAGGCCGAAAAGCACGCGGCCAATCTGGCGGCGATCATGATCACGTATCCGTCCACGCACGGCGTGTTCGAAGCGAACGTGCGCGAAATCTGCGAGATCGTGCATGCGCACGGCGGACAGGTGTATGTGGATGGCGCGAACATGAACGCAATGGTCGGCCTCACAGCGCCGGGCCAGTTCGGCGGCGACGTCTCGCACTTGAATCTGCACAAGACGTTCTGCATTCCGCACGGCGGCGGCGGACCGGGCGTGGGTCCTGTTGCTGTCGGTGCGCATCTGGCGAAGTTCTTGCCGAACCAGCAATCGACCGGTTATCAGCGCGATGCGTCGGGCATTGGCGCGGTATCGTCGGCGCCTTATGGCTCGGCCGCCATCTTGCCGATTTCGTGGATGTACATCGCGATGATGGGCGCGCAAGGCCTCACGGCCGCGACCGAAAGCGCGATCCTCGCCGCGAACTATGTGGCCAAGCGCCTCGCCGCACATTACCCCGTGCTGTACAGCGGCGCCGGCGGTCTGGTCGCGCACGAATGCATTCTCGATCTGCGCCCGTTGAAAGAGACGAGCGGCATTTCGGTCGAGGACGTGGCAAAGCGTCTTATCGATTACGGTTTCCACGCGCCGACCATGAGCTTTCCGGTTCCCGGCACGCTGATGGTCGAGCCGACGGAATCGGAATCGAAGGAGGAGCTGGATCGGTTTATCGATGCAATGATCGCCATTCGCGACGAAATCCGTGCAGTCGAAGAAGGCACCTCGGATCGCGAAGACAATCCGCTGAAGCACGCGCCGCACACGGCGGCGGTTGTTGTTGCGGACGACTGGACGCACAAGTATTCGCGCGAAACGGCGGCGTATCCGCTGGCATCGCTGGTCACGCGCAAGTACTGGCCGCCGGTTGGCCGCGCGGACAATGCGTACGGCGACCGGAACCTGTTCTGCTCGTGCATTCCGCTGTCGGAGTATGGTGAATGA
- a CDS encoding mobile mystery protein B, whose translation MAIDLDEQDGQTPLDPEELAGLIPTHLTTKGDLNDWEQENIMQAVQWARRQRKVDVLSEEFCRNVHKKMFDQTWSWAGTFRKSDKNIGCDWTQVSVKLRNLFDNTQWWVDNGTFLPDEIAARFHRELVWIHPFPNGNGRHSRMMADALLRSMKQEPFSWGGDGTLVKADNARSDYLTALRAADKGDYSLLLVFVRSTS comes from the coding sequence ATGGCGATAGATTTAGACGAACAGGACGGCCAGACACCGCTCGACCCCGAAGAGCTTGCAGGACTGATACCGACGCACCTGACTACCAAGGGCGACCTGAATGACTGGGAGCAGGAGAACATCATGCAGGCCGTGCAATGGGCTCGCCGTCAACGCAAGGTCGATGTCCTCAGTGAAGAGTTCTGTCGCAACGTTCACAAGAAAATGTTTGACCAGACCTGGTCGTGGGCAGGCACGTTCCGCAAATCCGACAAAAACATCGGATGTGACTGGACGCAGGTCAGCGTCAAACTCAGAAACCTTTTCGATAACACGCAGTGGTGGGTCGATAACGGCACATTCTTGCCCGATGAAATTGCCGCACGATTTCACCGCGAACTGGTATGGATTCATCCCTTTCCAAACGGCAATGGTCGACACTCACGAATGATGGCTGATGCGCTCTTGCGCAGCATGAAACAAGAGCCATTTTCGTGGGGCGGCGACGGGACCTTGGTTAAAGCGGATAACGCCCGGTCGGATTACTTAACCGCCTTGCGTGCAGCCGATAAAGGTGACTACAGTTTGCTCCTGGTCTTCGTGCGAAGCACTTCTTAG
- a CDS encoding UvrD-helicase domain-containing protein, which translates to MSAAGMNAAQSEAVRYLDGPCLVLAGAGSGKTRVITQKIAHLIEGKGFEPKHIAALTFTNKAALEMRERTAKLLEGKTLTTPGKEGRRVPVNQLTISTFHSLGVQIMRQEAEHVGLKPQFSIMDSSDCFGMVQEQLGTTDKGLIRKVQSIISLWKNGMVSPDQASAMASNEDEMQAAIVFRSYVATLHAYQALDFDDLILKPAQLFAENEQVREKWQNRLRYLLIDEYQDTNACQYELLKLLAGPRAAFTAVGDDDQAIYGWRGATLENLAQLGKDFPKLHLVKLEQNYRSTVRILTAANNVIANNPKLFEKKLWSEHGMGDSITVTACNDEEHEAESVVFRLSAHKFERRSAFRDYAILYRGNFQARIFEQVLRRERIPYVLSGGQSFFDKAEIKDIVAYLRLIANPDDDPAFIRAITTPRRGVGNTTLEALGAFAGQAKVSLFEAVFMGGIEARLSARQVEPLRAFCDWMQRLSDRAGRDPATEVLDDMMEAIHYEAYLYDAHDERQAQSKWQNVLEFCEWLKKKGTKPEVAGAEATGYDNADGFGDEGKNLLGLIQTVALMSMLEGKDENPDAVRLSTVHASKGLEYPHVFLVGVEEGIMPHRGNPDADADAPVDTGRIEEERRLMYVAITRAQRSLHLNWCKKRKRARETVICEASRFIPEMLLDDAPPPTEEEAPMSPKDRMARLKELLQKPA; encoded by the coding sequence ATGTCCGCAGCAGGCATGAACGCCGCGCAATCCGAAGCGGTGCGCTATCTCGATGGTCCGTGTCTTGTGCTCGCTGGCGCCGGCAGCGGCAAGACGCGTGTGATCACCCAGAAGATCGCGCATTTGATCGAGGGGAAGGGCTTCGAGCCGAAGCACATCGCCGCGCTGACCTTTACCAACAAGGCCGCGCTCGAAATGCGCGAACGCACGGCCAAGCTGCTCGAAGGGAAAACGCTCACCACGCCCGGCAAGGAAGGCCGCCGCGTGCCGGTGAACCAGTTGACCATTTCGACGTTCCACTCGCTCGGCGTGCAGATCATGCGGCAGGAGGCCGAGCACGTCGGCCTGAAACCTCAGTTCTCGATCATGGATTCCAGCGACTGTTTCGGCATGGTCCAGGAACAGCTCGGAACCACGGACAAGGGCTTGATCAGGAAGGTCCAGTCGATCATCTCGCTGTGGAAAAACGGCATGGTGTCGCCGGACCAGGCGTCGGCGATGGCATCGAATGAAGACGAGATGCAGGCAGCCATTGTGTTCCGGAGCTACGTGGCGACCTTGCACGCGTATCAGGCGCTGGATTTCGATGACCTGATTCTCAAGCCTGCGCAGCTTTTTGCGGAGAACGAGCAGGTTCGTGAAAAGTGGCAGAACCGGTTGCGTTACCTGCTGATCGATGAATATCAGGACACCAACGCCTGCCAGTACGAGTTGCTAAAGCTGCTGGCCGGTCCGCGCGCCGCGTTCACGGCTGTGGGCGACGACGATCAGGCCATCTACGGCTGGCGCGGCGCCACGCTCGAAAACCTGGCGCAATTGGGCAAGGATTTCCCGAAGCTGCATCTGGTGAAGCTCGAGCAGAACTACCGCTCGACGGTTCGCATCCTGACCGCGGCGAACAACGTGATTGCGAACAACCCCAAGTTGTTCGAGAAGAAGCTCTGGTCCGAACATGGCATGGGCGATTCCATCACGGTGACCGCCTGCAATGACGAAGAGCACGAGGCCGAGTCGGTCGTGTTCCGGTTATCGGCGCATAAGTTCGAGCGGCGCTCGGCGTTCCGCGATTACGCGATTTTGTATCGCGGGAATTTCCAGGCGCGGATCTTCGAGCAAGTCTTGCGACGCGAGCGGATTCCCTACGTACTGTCCGGCGGGCAGTCCTTTTTCGATAAAGCCGAGATCAAGGACATCGTCGCGTATTTGCGGCTGATCGCGAATCCCGACGACGATCCCGCGTTCATTCGAGCGATCACCACCCCTCGGCGCGGAGTTGGCAATACGACGCTAGAGGCGCTCGGCGCGTTCGCGGGCCAGGCAAAGGTTTCGCTGTTTGAGGCCGTGTTCATGGGCGGGATCGAGGCGCGTCTTTCGGCGCGGCAGGTCGAGCCGTTGCGCGCGTTCTGCGACTGGATGCAGCGGCTGTCCGACCGGGCGGGGCGCGATCCAGCGACCGAAGTGCTCGACGACATGATGGAAGCCATCCATTACGAGGCGTATCTCTACGATGCCCACGACGAACGGCAAGCCCAGTCCAAATGGCAGAATGTGCTTGAATTCTGCGAGTGGCTGAAGAAAAAGGGCACGAAGCCGGAAGTGGCGGGCGCGGAAGCGACGGGGTATGACAACGCCGATGGTTTCGGCGACGAAGGCAAGAACCTGCTCGGTCTGATCCAGACGGTCGCGCTCATGTCGATGCTCGAAGGCAAGGACGAAAATCCGGATGCCGTGCGGTTATCGACGGTGCATGCGTCAAAGGGCCTGGAATATCCGCACGTGTTCCTGGTCGGGGTAGAGGAGGGGATCATGCCGCACCGGGGCAATCCGGACGCCGATGCCGATGCACCCGTGGATACGGGCCGTATCGAGGAAGAGCGGCGGCTGATGTATGTCGCGATCACGCGCGCGCAGCGCAGTCTGCATCTGAACTGGTGCAAGAAACGCAAGCGGGCGCGCGAAACGGTGATCTGCGAGGCGTCGCGGTTCATCCCGGAAATGCTTCTGGACGATGCCCCGCCGCCGACCGAAGAGGAAGCGCCGATGTCGCCGAAGGACCGGATGGCGCGGCTCAAGGAGTTGCTGCAGAAGCCGGCTTGA
- the gcvT gene encoding glycine cleavage system aminomethyltransferase GcvT, translating to MSDLQHTPLHATHLALNARMVDFGGWDMPVNYGSQIDEHHAVRTDAGMFDVSHMRVVDFTGDKAREFFKYAIANNVDKLTVPGKALYSCLLNPEGGVIDDLIVYFFADDNFRVVVNAGTAEKDIAWFGHLNAEGGFGLTITPRRDFAIVAVQGPNAREKVWQVLPETRESTAELKPFNAVQFPESSYGDVMLARTGYTGEDGFEIVIPATQVKRFWNTLVAQGVKPAGLGARDTLRLEAGMNLYGQDMDDTVSPLDAGLSWTVDMSDANRAFVGRAALEANGSKTRFVGLILQKENGRAGGVLRAHQKVVTADGEGEITSGTFSPSMQESIAFARVPPSVKPGDKVHVVIRDKQLPASVVKLPFVRNGKVLAAL from the coding sequence ATGTCTGATCTTCAACACACGCCCTTGCACGCCACGCACCTCGCGCTCAACGCGCGCATGGTCGATTTCGGCGGCTGGGACATGCCCGTCAACTACGGTTCGCAGATCGACGAACACCACGCGGTGCGCACCGATGCCGGCATGTTCGACGTGTCGCACATGCGCGTCGTCGATTTCACCGGCGACAAGGCGCGCGAGTTCTTCAAGTATGCAATCGCCAACAACGTCGACAAGCTGACCGTTCCCGGCAAGGCGCTTTATTCTTGCTTGCTGAACCCGGAAGGCGGCGTGATCGATGACCTGATCGTCTATTTTTTCGCCGATGACAATTTTCGCGTCGTCGTGAATGCCGGCACGGCCGAGAAAGACATCGCGTGGTTCGGTCATTTGAATGCGGAAGGCGGTTTTGGCCTCACGATCACGCCGCGCCGCGATTTCGCGATCGTCGCCGTGCAAGGTCCGAACGCGCGCGAAAAGGTCTGGCAAGTGCTGCCGGAAACGCGCGAATCGACCGCCGAACTCAAACCCTTCAACGCCGTGCAATTCCCCGAATCGTCATACGGCGACGTGATGCTCGCGCGCACCGGCTACACGGGCGAAGACGGCTTTGAGATCGTGATCCCGGCTACGCAAGTCAAAAGATTCTGGAACACGCTGGTCGCTCAAGGCGTGAAACCGGCGGGCCTCGGCGCACGCGACACGCTGCGTCTGGAAGCCGGCATGAACCTTTACGGCCAGGACATGGACGACACTGTCTCGCCGCTCGACGCAGGCCTTTCGTGGACCGTCGACATGAGCGATGCCAACCGGGCGTTCGTGGGACGGGCGGCGCTCGAGGCAAATGGATCGAAGACGCGCTTTGTCGGCCTGATTCTGCAGAAGGAAAACGGCCGCGCCGGTGGCGTACTTCGTGCTCACCAAAAGGTCGTCACGGCCGACGGCGAAGGCGAGATCACGAGCGGCACTTTCTCGCCGTCGATGCAGGAATCCATCGCGTTCGCACGCGTGCCACCAAGCGTGAAACCGGGCGATAAAGTGCACGTCGTCATTCGCGACAAACAACTGCCGGCAAGCGTGGTAAAACTGCCGTTCGTGCGCAACGGCAAGGTTCTGGCGGCGCTTTAG
- the gcvH gene encoding glycine cleavage system protein GcvH produces MSIPADLKYTESHEWVRTESDGTLTIGITDHAQEALGDVVFVELPPIGKTVAAGDAIAVIESVKAASDIYAPVSGEIVGANDALTGTPDQINGTPYESWLFKIKPAADATTDRLIDAGAYGTSIGE; encoded by the coding sequence ATGAGCATCCCGGCCGACCTCAAATACACCGAATCGCACGAATGGGTGCGCACTGAATCCGACGGCACGCTGACAATCGGCATCACGGATCACGCGCAGGAAGCGCTGGGCGACGTGGTGTTCGTCGAACTGCCGCCGATCGGCAAGACCGTCGCTGCGGGCGACGCCATTGCGGTGATCGAATCGGTGAAAGCCGCGTCGGATATCTACGCGCCTGTCTCGGGCGAGATCGTCGGTGCGAACGATGCGTTGACGGGCACGCCGGACCAGATCAACGGCACGCCGTACGAAAGCTGGCTCTTCAAGATCAAGCCCGCAGCCGACGCCACCACGGATCGACTGATCGACGCCGGTGCGTACGGCACCTCGATTGGCGAGTAA
- a CDS encoding oxidoreductase → MTALLKVGLMGYGFAGETFHAPVIEHCGRATVAAIATGKPERAQADYPNAKIVEDFDALLALDDLDCIVIATPNDTHFDMAKKALEAGKNVVVDKPVTLSGADARTLADLAESRGLLFAPFHNRRWDGDFMTARALIESGRLGRVTHYESHFDRFRPKVPQRWREEASRGGGLLFDLGPHLIDQALALFGAPQSVFATVKMHRDHASAPDYVHLLLGYPDKEVVLHATALAALEPPRFAIQGTRGSYVKTGLDVQEDQLKAGLRPGNAEFGKNPPGLLREVDGDHDLRQEFATRDGAYAEFYRSLAASVLDGKPFPVTAQDAVDVMTIIDTAIRSNAEGRRLDFARLQ, encoded by the coding sequence ATGACAGCACTTCTAAAAGTAGGCCTAATGGGCTATGGCTTTGCCGGCGAGACCTTCCACGCGCCCGTGATCGAGCACTGCGGCCGCGCAACGGTCGCCGCCATTGCCACGGGCAAGCCCGAGCGCGCGCAGGCCGATTACCCGAACGCAAAGATTGTCGAAGATTTCGACGCGCTGCTCGCGCTCGATGACCTTGATTGCATCGTGATCGCTACGCCAAACGACACGCATTTCGATATGGCCAAAAAGGCGCTCGAAGCAGGCAAGAACGTAGTCGTCGACAAACCTGTCACGCTCTCCGGCGCAGACGCCAGGACGCTCGCCGATCTCGCCGAATCCCGCGGCTTGCTGTTCGCGCCGTTCCACAATCGCCGATGGGACGGCGATTTCATGACCGCACGCGCATTGATAGAAAGCGGCCGGCTCGGGCGCGTGACGCACTACGAATCGCATTTCGACCGGTTCCGGCCGAAAGTGCCGCAGCGCTGGCGCGAGGAAGCGTCGCGCGGAGGCGGTTTACTGTTCGATCTGGGACCGCATCTCATCGATCAGGCGCTGGCCCTTTTCGGCGCGCCGCAGAGCGTGTTCGCCACCGTCAAGATGCATCGCGATCACGCCAGCGCGCCGGATTACGTCCATTTGCTGCTCGGCTATCCGGACAAGGAAGTCGTTCTGCACGCAACCGCGCTCGCCGCGCTCGAACCGCCGCGCTTCGCCATTCAAGGCACGCGCGGCAGTTATGTGAAGACCGGGCTCGATGTCCAGGAAGACCAGCTCAAGGCCGGTTTGCGCCCGGGCAACGCCGAATTCGGCAAGAATCCGCCGGGCCTCTTGCGCGAAGTCGATGGCGACCACGATCTGCGCCAGGAATTCGCCACGCGCGACGGGGCGTATGCGGAGTTCTACCGGTCGCTGGCGGCATCCGTGCTCGACGGCAAGCCGTTCCCGGTTACGGCGCAAGATGCCGTGGATGTCATGACCATCATCGATACCGCCATCCGCAGCAACGCCGAAGGCCGCCGCCTGGATTTCGCGCGGCTGCAATAA
- a CDS encoding mobile mystery protein A, which translates to MRQLRLEQVQASAATYSGLTNRRPPPRGWLKAIRESLGLTERQQAGRLGITGSSLHKSESAEAEERITLGQLRKLAEGLDCELVYALVPRKPLTQVVEDRARSIALQEVSGVAHTMSLEDQRPATDRLRKQVEQRTAELLRGRWSDLWR; encoded by the coding sequence ATGAGACAGCTTCGGCTTGAGCAAGTCCAAGCCTCGGCCGCAACGTACTCGGGCTTGACCAACCGTCGCCCCCCGCCGCGTGGATGGTTAAAGGCTATCCGAGAGTCGTTAGGGCTCACCGAGCGACAGCAAGCCGGCAGGTTAGGCATTACCGGTTCGAGCCTGCACAAATCGGAGTCGGCGGAAGCCGAAGAGCGAATCACGCTTGGACAACTGCGCAAGTTGGCTGAGGGACTGGACTGCGAGCTTGTTTATGCCCTGGTGCCCCGAAAGCCACTGACTCAAGTGGTCGAAGACCGGGCGCGCTCAATCGCCCTCCAGGAAGTGAGCGGAGTTGCGCACACCATGAGTCTGGAAGACCAGCGTCCGGCAACCGACCGACTTCGCAAACAGGTTGAGCAGAGAACGGCGGAACTGCTTAGGGGCCGCTGGTCCGACCTATGGCGATAG